A genomic region of Macaca thibetana thibetana isolate TM-01 chromosome 14, ASM2454274v1, whole genome shotgun sequence contains the following coding sequences:
- the LDHAL6A gene encoding L-lactate dehydrogenase A-like 6A, translating into MSWAARVLGSSQRAGAAGANCFCPRMVPCLRQAACDLLRRGWPFTPVSKMATVKSELIKNFTKEEAIHHNKISIVGTGSVGVACAISILLKGLSDELVLVDADEGKLKGETMDLQHGSPFMKMPNIVSSKDYLVTANSNLVIITAGARQKKGETRLDLVQRNVSIFKLMIPNITQYSPHCKLLIVTNPVDILTYVAWKLSAFPKNRVIGSGCNLDSARFRYFIGQRLGIHSESCHGLILGEHGDSSVPVWSGVNIAGVPLKDLNPDIGTDKDPEQWENVHKKVISSGYEMVKMKGYTSWGISLSVADLTESILKNLRRVHPVSTLSKGLYGINEEIFLSVPCILGENGITDLIKVKLTLEEEACLQKSAETLWEIQKELKF; encoded by the exons ATGAGCTGGGCTGCAAGAGTCCTGGGGAGCAGCCAGCGAGCGGGCGCCGCGGGAGCGAATTGTTTTTGCCCAAGGATGGTTCCGTGTCTCCGCCAGGCGGCATGTGACCTGCTCAGGCGCGGGTGGCCCTTCACCCCT GTTTCCAAGATGGCAACTGTCAAGAGTGAACTTATTAAGAATTTCACGAAAGAGGAGGCCATTCATCACAATAAGATCTCCATTGTAGGAACTGGATCGGTTGGTGTGGCCTGTGCTATCAGCATCTTATTAAAA GGTTTGAGTGATGAACTTGTCCTTGTGGATGCTGATGAAGGCAAACTGAAGGGTGAGACAATGGATCTTCAACATGGCAGCCCTTTTATGAAAATGCCAAATATTGTCTCCAGCAAAG ATTACTTAGTCACTGCAAACTCCAATCTAGTGATTATCACAGCAGGTGCACGccagaaaaaaggagaaacacgCCTTGATTTAGTCCAGCGAAATGTGTCCATCTTTAAATTAATGATTCCCAATATTACCCAATATAGCCCTCACTGCAAACTGCTTATTGTTACTAATCCAG TGGATATCTTAACTTATGTAGCCTGGAAGTTGAGCGCATTTCCCAAAAACCGTGTTATTGGAAGTGGTTGTAATCTGGACTCTGCTCGTTTTCGTTACTTTATTGGGCAAAGGCTTGGCATCCACTCTGAAAGCTGTCATGGGCTGATCCTTGGAGAGCATGGTGACTCGAGTG TTCCTGTGTGGAGTGGTGTGAACATTGCTGGTGTCCCTCTGAAGGATCTGAACCCAGATATAGGAACTGATAAAGATCCTGAGCAGTGGGAAAATGTCCACAAAAAAGTGATTTCCAG TGGCTATGAGATGGTCAAAATGAAAGGTTATACTTCTTGGGGCATTAGCCTATCTGTAGCTGATTTAACAGAAAGTATTTTGAAGAATCTCAGGAGAGTGCATCCAGTTTCTACCCTAAGTAAG GGCCTCTatggaataaatgaagaaatattcctTAGTGTCCCATGTATCCTGGGAGAGAATGGCATCACAGACCTCATAAAAGTGAAACTGACCCTTGAAGAGGAGGCCTGCTTGCAAAAGAGTGCAGAAACACTCTGGGAAATTCAGAAGGAACTCAAGTTTTAA